A region of Parabacteroides pacaensis DNA encodes the following proteins:
- a CDS encoding Ig-like domain-containing protein, with product MKQTLFLLALILALFSCGKDELQPAPIDTGIKEEIYKGTGCYPNDPETLVRYSLFVDEENNVRYLYGSRNTPESRKNFWIAKFTSTGECIWETLHKNNQYSSRAHNFRLLKNGNILVANVLEGDEAYKFYECSPVIVSPKDGKTKFAKVFDGYFYSDVTMFDDFFFCTINENELKRNPKARDWCAQIDNEGNVIRHAARLMIPTEKVLFTNDSTFIEITPLHISKENIFGNYNENEWSYLVKLPSYDTCEMSLSFENNEVIGTYHLTINGKDSTEIYKLSYSTGKPIIKITDLAIVPPNKKIGIGKEYSLQLIVTPVEATEVDLIWKSSNPNIATVNEHGVIKGISEGDCIISASTPDGEHTASCEIHIVKENIEVTQEVSIINMNGYVTGSISTHILNVTESEITLTNIYVIDTSTNTTIAMADSTLLGILEPNTIRTFNMSLYQTYLPALIIEYKYKNKEYKETILWDVK from the coding sequence ATGAAGCAAACATTATTTTTATTAGCATTAATTTTAGCTTTGTTTTCCTGTGGAAAAGATGAATTGCAACCAGCACCCATTGATACTGGCATAAAAGAAGAAATTTATAAAGGTACTGGGTGTTATCCAAATGATCCAGAAACTTTAGTAAGATATTCTCTATTTGTTGATGAAGAAAATAATGTAAGATATTTATATGGTTCTCGGAATACTCCTGAAAGTAGAAAGAACTTCTGGATAGCAAAATTTACAAGCACTGGTGAATGTATATGGGAGACTTTACATAAAAATAATCAATACTCATCACGAGCACACAATTTTCGCCTATTGAAAAACGGAAATATTTTAGTTGCTAATGTGTTAGAAGGAGATGAAGCATACAAATTTTATGAATGTTCTCCTGTGATTGTTTCTCCTAAAGACGGTAAAACAAAATTTGCAAAAGTATTTGATGGATATTTTTATTCTGATGTTACGATGTTCGATGATTTTTTCTTTTGTACTATTAACGAAAATGAATTAAAGAGGAATCCTAAAGCAAGAGATTGGTGTGCCCAAATAGATAACGAAGGTAATGTTATTAGACATGCTGCAAGACTTATGATACCGACAGAGAAAGTTCTATTTACAAACGATTCGACCTTTATAGAAATAACACCTTTACATATCTCAAAAGAAAATATTTTTGGGAATTATAATGAAAATGAATGGTCTTACCTAGTCAAACTTCCCTCCTATGATACTTGTGAAATGTCATTATCATTTGAGAATAACGAAGTCATAGGCACATATCATTTAACCATTAATGGAAAAGACAGTACTGAAATTTATAAACTTTCGTATTCGACAGGAAAGCCTATTATAAAAATAACAGATTTAGCGATAGTCCCACCTAATAAAAAAATAGGCATAGGAAAAGAATATTCCTTACAACTTATTGTAACTCCTGTTGAGGCAACCGAAGTGGATCTTATATGGAAGTCATCAAATCCTAATATTGCTACAGTGAATGAACATGGAGTAATAAAAGGAATTTCTGAAGGAGATTGTATTATTTCGGCTAGCACTCCTGATGGAGAACATACGGCAAGCTGCGAAATCCATATAGTTAAAGAGAATATAGAGGTAACGCAAGAAGTATCTATTATAAATATGAACGGGTATGTCACTGGTAGTATCAGTACTCATATATTAAACGTAACTGAAAGCGAAATTACCTTAACTAATATTTATGTAATAGACACATCTACTAATACTACTATTGCTATGGCTGATTCTACTCTTTTAGGAATATTAGAACCCAATACTATAAGAACATTTAATATGTCACTTTACCAAACTTATTTACCTGCTTTAATAATAGAATATAAGTATAAAAATAAGGAATATAAAGAGACTATTCTCTGGGATGTTAAATGA
- a CDS encoding LexA family transcriptional regulator, with the protein MSAQEIIDAILKHTGFNAKSFSERIGLERAQAIYDIQKGKTKNISPQMANKILSVFSEFSKSWLLSGEGPMLKEEPGTLFPAEEPTVEATAISQRFIEIVDYIKDNVRDQDNAKQSYATIAENIGVPVSLINKVKEGKANVTFSPIKRLCSVYQVSRDWLEDGVGRPLPESADQDGVPMLTNVDTDSLKPHFEASAAFCGMPGGFAIAIEEYKCKKYSIPNLKGHDFTLIASGRSMINRNIPEKSIFNNDVVACKLWKSRSYLRWGEVYALATPDGIIIKKVMQSDLGTQYIQCVSFNVEEGYMPFDLPVEEIQDWAIVIGVAHINKWN; encoded by the coding sequence ATGTCTGCACAGGAAATAATAGATGCTATTTTAAAACATACTGGGTTCAACGCAAAATCTTTTTCTGAAAGGATAGGATTAGAGAGAGCTCAAGCCATTTATGATATACAAAAAGGTAAAACTAAAAATATATCTCCACAAATGGCAAACAAGATATTATCTGTATTTTCTGAATTTAGTAAATCTTGGTTATTATCCGGTGAAGGCCCAATGCTCAAAGAAGAACCAGGCACTCTTTTCCCTGCCGAAGAACCAACAGTCGAAGCTACAGCCATATCTCAAAGGTTTATTGAGATCGTAGACTACATAAAAGACAATGTTCGAGACCAGGACAATGCAAAACAAAGCTATGCCACAATAGCCGAAAATATAGGTGTTCCCGTCAGCCTTATTAATAAGGTAAAGGAAGGGAAAGCTAACGTTACTTTCTCTCCTATTAAAAGACTATGTTCTGTTTATCAAGTATCGCGTGATTGGCTCGAAGATGGAGTAGGGAGACCGTTACCAGAAAGCGCAGATCAAGACGGAGTACCTATGCTAACAAATGTCGATACTGATTCTCTAAAACCTCACTTTGAAGCAAGCGCAGCTTTTTGTGGTATGCCGGGAGGCTTTGCTATTGCTATAGAAGAATATAAATGCAAAAAATATTCCATTCCTAATCTAAAAGGTCATGATTTCACCTTGATAGCTAGTGGTAGAAGTATGATAAATCGGAATATCCCTGAAAAAAGTATTTTTAATAATGACGTTGTCGCTTGCAAACTCTGGAAAAGCCGGAGTTACTTACGCTGGGGTGAAGTATATGCCTTAGCTACACCTGATGGTATCATAATAAAAAAGGTGATGCAATCCGATCTAGGAACACAATATATACAGTGTGTTTCTTTCAACGTTGAAGAAGGTTATATGCCTTTTGATTTACCGGTCGAAGAAATACAAGACTGGGCTATTGTTATCGGAGTAGCACATATTAATAAATGGAACTAA
- a CDS encoding ORF6N domain-containing protein, whose protein sequence is MEQLQLIQNKIYEIRGQKVMLDYDLAELYQVETRVLNQSVKRNINRFPEDFMFQLSKDEWDNMSSQIVMTSRSKRPKTALPLAFTEHGVVMLSSVLRSDIAIQTSVLVVRAFVAIRQLIANPPIDRVDQLETQMKELKDYIEDVFADYNDINDDTRMQLELINQTLAELQAQNKLQTKPRNPVGFIKPNN, encoded by the coding sequence ATGGAACAATTACAACTCATCCAAAATAAAATATACGAGATACGGGGTCAAAAGGTAATGCTTGACTACGACTTGGCAGAACTCTATCAAGTTGAAACACGTGTCCTCAACCAGTCTGTAAAACGTAATATAAACCGCTTCCCGGAAGATTTTATGTTTCAGTTATCAAAGGACGAATGGGACAATATGTCATCACAAATTGTGATGACATCCCGAAGTAAACGACCTAAAACAGCTTTGCCACTGGCATTTACAGAACATGGTGTGGTCATGCTATCGAGTGTGCTTAGAAGTGATATAGCAATACAGACCAGCGTTTTGGTAGTCCGTGCATTCGTTGCCATACGTCAACTAATTGCCAATCCTCCCATAGATAGAGTAGATCAATTGGAAACTCAAATGAAAGAATTAAAAGACTATATCGAAGATGTATTCGCCGATTACAACGACATCAACGATGATACCCGTATGCAACTTGAGCTTATCAATCAGACTTTGGCAGAACTGCAAGCTCAAAACAAACTGCAAACCAAGCCACGCAACCCGGTAGGATTTATTAAACCTAATAATTAA
- a CDS encoding helix-turn-helix domain-containing protein, with translation MEKSEILEALIDYFCKGNKAQFACKLGVKPQTINTWITRNTFDIDLIYSKCERISGDWLLTGKGEMLKSNPFDLEEDSLTMRAAEPTVEYSRISPITQERLFNIIESQQRTIENLSKR, from the coding sequence ATGGAAAAAAGCGAAATACTTGAGGCTTTAATTGATTATTTCTGCAAAGGCAATAAAGCTCAATTTGCCTGTAAATTAGGAGTTAAACCACAAACCATCAACACATGGATAACTCGGAATACATTTGATATTGATTTAATATATTCAAAATGCGAACGCATTTCAGGTGATTGGTTACTTACCGGCAAGGGTGAAATGCTTAAAAGCAATCCCTTTGACCTTGAAGAAGATTCGTTAACAATGCGGGCTGCTGAACCAACAGTTGAATACAGCAGGATATCCCCCATTACCCAAGAACGATTGTTTAACATTATCGAAAGCCAGCAACGTACCATCGAGAACCTTAGCAAAAGGTAA
- a CDS encoding helix-turn-helix transcriptional regulator, whose amino-acid sequence MMPLTRSETEAVLMLTEHEVIKIAADKRCVSEHTEKNQIKAAMAKLGVTTQIGLMKEVFRRVYGVEYSFEEAKRILISLCLLVLFLGNMNHVDQARRGRRVRRRVETEFVIEGEFETWQ is encoded by the coding sequence ATGATGCCTTTAACTCGAAGTGAAACCGAAGCCGTCTTGATGTTGACAGAACATGAAGTTATCAAGATTGCCGCTGATAAACGTTGTGTCTCGGAACACACGGAAAAGAATCAGATTAAAGCGGCTATGGCAAAGCTGGGAGTTACAACGCAAATAGGGTTGATGAAAGAAGTGTTCCGGCGAGTGTATGGTGTTGAATACTCTTTTGAAGAGGCTAAAAGAATACTTATTTCCCTTTGTCTTTTAGTGTTGTTTCTGGGTAATATGAACCATGTAGACCAAGCACGAAGGGGACGCAGAGTTAGAAGGCGTGTAGAAACAGAATTTGTAATTGAAGGAGAGTTTGAGACATGGCAGTAG
- a CDS encoding ATP-binding protein — protein sequence MTLIKRPSELNVQTTIKVLIYGQPGLGKTTLALSSPDPVLFDFDNGVHRINAAHKVPTLQISSWDEVIETLQDNLSEFKTIVIDTAGKMLDYMSAYIIRNDPKMGQRDGSLSLKGYGARKQMFINFLRQVSMMGKHIIFVAHEKEDKEGDQKIIRPEIGGSSANDMIKELDLVGYMQAIGKDRTISFDPCEKFYGKNTCNLPSTIKVAKVVNENGIACGDNNFMASIFDSYQKYLKEQVDRAGEYEALIDLIKINVEAIVNADTANEIVDKVLKFEHVWDSKLKAASMISKRCAELGLKLNKLTKKYEDAKATTAA from the coding sequence ATGACATTAATTAAACGACCGTCCGAACTGAATGTTCAGACCACCATCAAAGTATTAATTTACGGGCAACCGGGTTTAGGAAAGACAACCCTTGCCTTAAGTTCTCCGGATCCGGTATTGTTTGATTTCGACAATGGGGTGCACCGTATCAATGCGGCCCACAAAGTTCCTACCCTTCAGATTAGTTCCTGGGATGAGGTGATAGAAACATTACAGGATAATTTATCAGAGTTTAAGACAATTGTTATTGACACGGCCGGAAAGATGCTGGACTATATGTCGGCTTATATCATCCGCAATGACCCGAAGATGGGACAGCGGGACGGTAGCCTGTCCCTTAAAGGTTATGGAGCCCGGAAACAGATGTTTATTAACTTCCTGCGGCAAGTCTCCATGATGGGGAAACACATCATTTTCGTAGCCCATGAAAAGGAAGACAAGGAAGGCGACCAGAAAATCATCCGACCGGAGATAGGCGGTTCCTCGGCAAACGATATGATTAAAGAGCTTGATCTTGTGGGCTACATGCAGGCTATTGGAAAAGACCGAACTATCTCTTTCGACCCATGTGAAAAGTTCTACGGGAAAAACACCTGCAACCTACCTTCTACAATTAAGGTTGCCAAGGTCGTTAATGAAAATGGCATTGCCTGTGGGGATAACAATTTTATGGCTTCCATCTTTGATTCATACCAAAAGTATTTAAAAGAACAGGTAGACCGGGCAGGGGAATACGAAGCCTTGATAGATTTGATAAAAATCAACGTGGAGGCGATTGTAAATGCAGACACAGCCAATGAAATCGTAGACAAAGTGCTAAAGTTTGAACATGTCTGGGACAGCAAGCTAAAGGCAGCTTCGATGATTTCAAAGCGTTGTGCGGAGCTAGGGTTGAAGCTTAATAAACTGACTAAGAAGTATGAAGATGCAAAAGCAACAACAGCAGCCTAA
- a CDS encoding HNH endonuclease codes for MQKQQQQPKYKFYPSLLDKFGEYLNSAAQVDKPWNVDKTPDEVVEGIEQELLNMINRVPFESEATDRGTAFNELVDLSIENRKQFNQLLNEPGNITYTLTKKDGRTATFTFPRSIVEEFAEYFRGSIPQVLCQGTLTTKYGVVELYGYSDEVKQDMVYDIKTTSQYSFPKYHNGWQKHVYPFCLTQRGCHISGFEYTITDFRNSYQEYYPFNYWKSEEALRLHSERLIEYLESKRELITDKKIFAEE; via the coding sequence ATGCAAAAGCAACAACAGCAGCCTAAGTACAAGTTTTATCCAAGTCTCCTCGACAAGTTCGGGGAGTACCTGAACAGTGCCGCGCAGGTAGACAAGCCTTGGAACGTAGACAAAACACCCGATGAAGTAGTAGAAGGTATCGAACAGGAGTTATTGAACATGATTAACCGGGTTCCCTTCGAGAGTGAAGCGACAGATCGGGGGACGGCATTTAATGAACTTGTTGACCTATCCATCGAAAACCGGAAACAGTTCAACCAGTTGCTAAACGAACCCGGTAATATAACTTATACCCTTACCAAGAAGGACGGCCGCACAGCTACCTTTACTTTTCCTCGTTCTATCGTGGAAGAGTTCGCAGAGTATTTCCGGGGTTCTATCCCACAGGTGCTTTGCCAGGGAACCTTGACAACCAAGTATGGTGTAGTTGAACTATACGGATATTCAGACGAAGTAAAGCAGGATATGGTGTACGATATAAAAACCACCTCACAGTATAGTTTTCCAAAATACCATAACGGCTGGCAAAAACACGTTTACCCCTTTTGTTTGACACAGCGAGGTTGCCATATTTCGGGGTTTGAGTATACAATAACCGATTTTCGGAACTCCTATCAAGAGTATTACCCGTTTAATTATTGGAAGTCGGAAGAAGCCCTCAGGCTGCACAGTGAACGGTTGATTGAATACTTGGAATCAAAACGGGAATTGATAACGGATAAGAAAATTTTCGCAGAAGAATGA
- a CDS encoding DEAD/DEAH box helicase, whose amino-acid sequence MLIQEDEKNYYVQFNYHPMMIEVVKRIPGRKFDGKLNMWVVPKSYFPPGKYTQSAYVQIFANWSIKCGYERNVQKGTPATRPDVHYTLPPMPDLTVEHGLKIEPFPYQKQGIAYALQKKRCFFGDMPGLGKTLQAIGTAFIAKAYPVLVICPASLKINWQREWKKFTGKDAIILDDRNKNNWYRYYEMKCCDVFITNYESLKKFFVEDFAGGVTRSIRLKPEASLFRCVIIDESHRCKSSKTQQSKICYKLCQKKEYVFMLTGTPSINGPKDLIEQLKIMGRLDDFGGYKSFEANFLQGPRQASNLEMLNWRLWNTCFFRREKSKVLAELPDKMRQVIQMDITTRKEYEYAERNLISYLSSYEHADDEKLRRAERGKVMVQMQKLRQISARGKISAAVEFIQDIMDSGEKLIVFAFLKEVVQAIKDVFPTAVTIVGENSSQERQTAVDRFQNDPKCQLIICNYKSAGVGLTLTASSRVAFIEFPWTFADCEQAEDRAHRIGQKDSVNCYYFLGRNTIDEDSWDIIQTKKDIANDVTGTDDQVPEKAVDAIMLKYSTKAGIKKKETGTAPFERESALFSSVV is encoded by the coding sequence ATGTTAATCCAAGAGGACGAAAAGAATTATTATGTACAATTCAACTACCACCCCATGATGATAGAAGTAGTAAAACGGATTCCCGGCAGGAAATTCGATGGCAAACTTAATATGTGGGTGGTACCGAAAAGTTATTTTCCACCCGGTAAATATACTCAAAGCGCGTATGTACAGATATTTGCTAATTGGTCTATAAAATGCGGATATGAAAGAAATGTCCAGAAAGGAACACCGGCAACGCGTCCGGACGTGCATTATACGCTTCCCCCCATGCCGGATCTTACGGTAGAACACGGGTTAAAGATAGAGCCGTTTCCTTATCAGAAACAGGGAATTGCTTATGCTTTGCAGAAGAAGCGATGCTTCTTTGGGGACATGCCGGGATTAGGCAAGACCCTTCAGGCCATCGGCACAGCTTTTATAGCGAAAGCTTATCCTGTTTTAGTTATCTGTCCTGCCAGTTTGAAAATCAACTGGCAGCGTGAATGGAAAAAGTTCACCGGCAAGGATGCCATTATTCTGGATGATCGGAATAAAAACAATTGGTACCGGTACTACGAAATGAAATGCTGTGATGTATTCATCACTAACTATGAATCCTTGAAAAAGTTCTTCGTGGAAGACTTTGCCGGTGGGGTAACACGCTCCATCCGGTTAAAGCCGGAAGCCAGCCTTTTTCGTTGCGTGATTATCGACGAAAGTCACCGATGTAAATCAAGCAAAACCCAGCAATCAAAAATCTGCTACAAGCTGTGCCAAAAGAAGGAGTACGTATTCATGCTTACCGGCACGCCATCTATAAACGGTCCGAAAGACTTGATTGAGCAGCTAAAGATCATGGGCCGGTTGGATGACTTCGGCGGGTATAAGTCCTTTGAAGCGAACTTTCTGCAAGGCCCCCGGCAGGCGAGCAACCTTGAAATGCTTAACTGGCGACTGTGGAATACTTGTTTCTTTCGTCGGGAAAAATCTAAGGTACTTGCCGAACTGCCGGACAAAATGCGGCAGGTGATTCAGATGGATATTACTACCCGAAAAGAATACGAGTATGCGGAACGAAATCTAATCAGTTACCTTTCTTCCTACGAACATGCCGATGATGAAAAGCTACGGCGCGCCGAGCGTGGCAAGGTGATGGTTCAGATGCAGAAGCTCCGGCAGATTTCGGCAAGAGGTAAAATATCGGCAGCTGTGGAATTCATACAGGACATCATGGATTCGGGCGAGAAGCTAATCGTTTTTGCGTTCCTGAAAGAAGTTGTTCAAGCGATAAAAGATGTGTTCCCTACGGCTGTTACGATTGTAGGAGAGAATAGCAGTCAGGAACGCCAGACGGCGGTAGACCGGTTCCAGAACGATCCGAAATGTCAGCTTATCATCTGTAACTACAAGTCTGCCGGCGTAGGACTGACATTAACAGCTAGCAGCCGGGTTGCCTTTATCGAGTTCCCGTGGACGTTTGCCGATTGTGAACAAGCGGAAGACCGGGCGCACCGTATCGGGCAAAAGGATAGTGTCAACTGCTATTACTTCTTGGGCCGGAATACCATTGACGAAGACAGCTGGGACATCATTCAGACCAAGAAGGATATCGCCAACGACGTTACCGGCACCGATGACCAGGTACCGGAGAAAGCGGTCGATGCGATTATGTTGAAATACTCGACTAAAGCGGGTATAAAGAAAAAAGAAACTGGCACGGCTCCGTTCGAAAGGGAAAGTGCGTTATTCAGTAGTGTAGTATGA
- a CDS encoding VRR-NUC domain-containing protein, whose amino-acid sequence MKGEANLQSNCITWFDLQYPNLSPLLFAVPNGGSRNKIEAVNLKRQGVRAGVSDLILLFPRQGHGALLIEMKYGSGRKHPGQKTWQKIVESAGYKYVVCRSLDEFMREVNNYLGK is encoded by the coding sequence ATGAAAGGAGAAGCTAACCTGCAATCGAATTGCATAACATGGTTCGACTTGCAATACCCGAACCTATCCCCACTCCTTTTCGCAGTCCCGAACGGTGGGAGCCGGAATAAGATAGAGGCCGTAAACCTAAAGAGGCAAGGGGTTAGGGCCGGAGTATCTGACCTTATCCTCCTCTTTCCCCGGCAAGGACATGGCGCTCTGCTTATCGAGATGAAGTACGGCTCCGGGAGAAAGCACCCGGGACAAAAGACATGGCAAAAGATTGTGGAATCAGCCGGATACAAATACGTTGTGTGCCGGAGTTTGGATGAGTTTATGCGGGAAGTGAATAATTATTTAGGCAAGTGA
- a CDS encoding helix-turn-helix domain-containing protein, translated as MNYIELINQFWRIRRYKPLTAYEADLYYYLMQECNNRKWLNPFNLSTNLICAELGIARKTLSDLRNRLKQKGLIDFVEGQKNKSNAVYKLIYVTEGNIQGNELGNIQGNHLNTKHKLNNIPPNPQQGEIGFPSEKPKRGRKPKVEFIPPTIEEVQSYFQSSGLPAWEIQAEKFFNHWNSQGWKKGTGAKITNWDSLANNWILTEKEKGEKDARSNGNLGSLPEQPAYGED; from the coding sequence ATGAACTATATCGAATTGATTAATCAGTTCTGGAGGATTAGACGGTATAAGCCTTTAACAGCTTATGAAGCCGACCTCTACTATTACCTGATGCAAGAGTGTAATAATAGAAAGTGGCTTAATCCGTTCAATTTGTCTACGAATTTAATCTGCGCGGAATTAGGAATAGCAAGAAAAACGCTTTCTGATTTACGCAACCGATTAAAGCAAAAGGGGCTGATTGATTTCGTAGAAGGTCAAAAGAATAAATCCAATGCCGTTTACAAATTGATTTATGTTACCGAGGGTAACATACAGGGTAACGAACTTGGTAACATACAGGGTAACCATTTAAATACTAAACATAAACTAAATAATATACCCCCTAACCCCCAACAGGGGGAAATCGGTTTTCCTTCGGAGAAACCGAAACGGGGGCGTAAACCCAAAGTTGAGTTTATTCCTCCCACCATAGAAGAAGTTCAATCTTATTTTCAATCTTCCGGCTTGCCGGCATGGGAAATACAAGCGGAGAAGTTCTTCAACCACTGGAATAGCCAAGGTTGGAAAAAGGGTACAGGAGCCAAGATAACGAATTGGGACAGTTTAGCTAACAATTGGATACTAACGGAAAAAGAGAAAGGAGAAAAAGATGCAAGGAGTAATGGAAACCTGGGCAGCTTACCGGAACAACCCGCCTATGGAGAAGACTAA